One window of the Flavobacteriaceae bacterium YJPT1-3 genome contains the following:
- a CDS encoding RsiV family protein — translation MKTINKSRLVIWLFSMLLLLYLGCQKNQNKTTEPVQPATVNTSTARDTVDALTSETALEWQQKNQALKKEGLLRKQDDRKSLQEDVLTKELFEETDDYVIDYRYPYLNEERNAGYSTFNAYMKENYLDLEKTREDLLEDRQFLCDTINGVRIKEQRLIDFKIHATANDLISILLYKENYYSGMAHSAYTFDCLNYDVNKQDFIYFDDFFVDHAQREMLEIINRTIEKKITSGDLYIACWELAPSDFQIYKNNFVVNGEAVEFYFDDCIICPAYTGTYSIAIPLPEVLHLIREFQKPLLT, via the coding sequence ATGAAAACGATCAACAAATCTCGCTTAGTAATCTGGCTTTTTTCTATGCTCCTGCTCTTGTACCTGGGCTGTCAAAAAAATCAAAATAAAACAACGGAGCCAGTCCAACCCGCTACAGTTAACACTTCGACCGCACGGGATACTGTAGATGCTTTGACTTCAGAAACAGCTTTAGAATGGCAACAAAAAAACCAGGCACTAAAGAAAGAAGGTTTACTGCGGAAGCAGGATGATCGAAAGTCGCTTCAAGAAGATGTACTAACCAAAGAACTTTTTGAAGAAACCGATGATTATGTGATCGACTATCGCTATCCCTACCTCAATGAAGAAAGAAATGCCGGCTACAGCACGTTCAATGCCTATATGAAGGAAAATTATCTGGATCTAGAGAAGACCCGGGAAGACCTGTTGGAAGATCGTCAATTTCTGTGCGATACGATCAACGGAGTTCGCATCAAAGAGCAACGATTGATTGACTTTAAAATTCACGCCACTGCCAATGACCTCATCAGTATCTTGCTGTATAAGGAAAATTATTATTCCGGGATGGCACACAGTGCCTATACCTTTGACTGCCTGAATTACGACGTCAACAAACAGGACTTCATTTATTTTGACGACTTTTTTGTGGACCATGCCCAGCGTGAGATGTTGGAGATCATCAATCGAACCATCGAGAAAAAGATAACTTCCGGTGATCTTTATATCGCCTGCTGGGAATTAGCCCCAAGTGATTTTCAGATTTACAAAAACAATTTTGTGGTCAATGGGGAGGCCGTTGAATTTTATTTTGACGATTGTATCATCTGTCCGGCCTACACCGGGACTTATTCTATTGCGATTCCCTTACCAGAAGTGCTCCACTTGATTCGGGAGTTCCAAAAGCCCTTATTGACTTGA
- the trxA gene encoding thioredoxin: MKSNFKSIIEAQTPVLVDFFADWCGPCKALAPILKEVKASLGDQVKIVKIDVDKNQPLSQEFQVRGVPTLILFKSGKPVWRQSGVVPKEQLLQTIQQYF; encoded by the coding sequence ATGAAAAGTAACTTCAAGTCCATCATAGAGGCACAAACTCCGGTACTCGTTGATTTTTTTGCCGATTGGTGTGGACCCTGCAAAGCCCTGGCCCCTATTTTAAAGGAAGTAAAAGCCAGCCTGGGCGATCAGGTCAAAATTGTCAAAATAGATGTGGATAAAAATCAACCCTTGTCCCAGGAATTTCAAGTGCGCGGAGTACCCACTTTGATTTTGTTCAAGTCCGGGAAGCCCGTCTGGCGACAGTCGGGTGTAGTTCCCAAAGAACAGCTGCTCCAAACCATACAGCAATATTTCTAA